In the genome of Desulfuromonas sp. DDH964, one region contains:
- a CDS encoding M48 family metallopeptidase, with translation MSRIFLSGLAVLLLLAGGCAVNPVTGRSELALMQVSDQEEIALGEKAFPQATQTMGGEVNDPQLQAYVNRVGLSVARVSQRPGLPYSFTVVNDSSPNAFALPGGKIAITRGLLVNMDNEAQLAAILGHEVGHVNARDSVQGMQRGMLLNLGLGLLSGATDQSGYGPLAQQAGSLAAGLLDKSYSRDQERAADTLGIDYMVKAGYNPVGAVQVQDFFYRKLEGGGEPQWLSGLFRTHPFSKERLIANQQYIATTYPTPGRNARIASESFQQAIAGLKKSQEGYALYDQAREQQAQGQTGKAIATYLQAAAKAPDEALILTGLGMAYLDADDLNSARMNLARAVRLDGNYYYSRLGLGYTYLQLKQVSQALPELEQSLKLMPSLQGAYLLAEGYDQSGQAQKALALYQEVAKADPQGKLGQAVATRVTALQGKP, from the coding sequence ATGTCCAGAATATTTCTGTCCGGTCTTGCCGTTCTGCTGCTGCTGGCCGGCGGCTGCGCCGTCAACCCGGTGACCGGGCGTTCCGAACTCGCCCTGATGCAGGTCTCCGACCAGGAAGAGATCGCCCTGGGCGAGAAGGCTTTTCCCCAGGCCACCCAGACCATGGGGGGGGAGGTCAACGACCCGCAGCTGCAGGCCTATGTCAACCGGGTCGGCCTTTCCGTGGCGCGGGTCAGCCAGCGCCCCGGGCTACCCTACAGCTTTACCGTGGTCAATGACTCCTCGCCCAACGCCTTCGCTCTCCCCGGCGGCAAGATTGCCATCACCCGGGGGCTCTTGGTCAATATGGATAACGAGGCCCAGCTCGCCGCAATTCTTGGCCACGAGGTCGGGCATGTCAACGCCCGTGACTCGGTACAGGGGATGCAACGGGGGATGCTGCTCAATCTCGGTCTCGGCCTGTTGTCGGGTGCCACCGACCAGAGCGGTTACGGGCCGCTGGCGCAGCAGGCCGGATCTCTGGCCGCCGGGCTGCTCGACAAGTCCTACAGCCGCGACCAGGAACGCGCCGCCGACACCCTCGGCATCGATTACATGGTCAAGGCGGGCTACAACCCGGTCGGTGCGGTTCAGGTTCAGGACTTCTTCTATCGCAAGCTCGAGGGGGGGGGCGAGCCGCAATGGCTCTCCGGGCTCTTCCGCACCCATCCCTTCTCCAAGGAACGGCTCATCGCCAACCAGCAGTATATTGCCACCACCTATCCGACCCCGGGGCGTAACGCCCGAATCGCCAGCGAGTCCTTCCAGCAGGCGATTGCCGGTCTTAAAAAGAGCCAGGAGGGCTACGCCCTCTATGATCAGGCTCGGGAGCAGCAGGCGCAGGGGCAGACCGGCAAGGCGATCGCGACTTATCTTCAGGCTGCCGCCAAGGCTCCGGACGAGGCCTTGATCCTGACCGGTCTGGGGATGGCCTACCTCGACGCAGACGATCTCAACTCGGCGCGCATGAATCTCGCCAGGGCGGTGCGACTCGACGGCAACTATTACTATTCCCGTCTCGGCCTCGGTTACACCTATCTGCAGCTCAAGCAGGTATCCCAGGCGTTGCCGGAGCTGGAGCAGAGTCTGAAACTGATGCCATCCCTGCAGGGCGCCTATCTCCTCGCCGAGGGGTATGACCAGAGCGGCCAGGCGCAAAAGGCTCTCGCCCTCTACCAGGAGGTGGCCAAGGCCGACCCCCAGGGAAAACTCGGTCAGGCCGTCGCCACCCGGGTGACCGCCCTGCAGGGGAAACCGTGA
- a CDS encoding GspH/FimT family pseudopilin, producing the protein MVRSERGVTLMELLTVVGVVATMALVALPSFSRWRGQAQYRKVASEIVQLLREARTRAISRNLEQRVEFELANRRYRLTEGNRSSRSTSFATVVVDWIALPEDVALMKNLACNSEADSNLEFNPNGTSQTGYVCVVEAAAPANCHFRVGVSSSICGRPTVR; encoded by the coding sequence ATGGTGCGTTCGGAGCGAGGGGTAACCTTGATGGAATTGCTGACTGTTGTCGGGGTCGTGGCAACGATGGCGCTGGTCGCCCTGCCCAGCTTTTCCCGATGGCGGGGGCAGGCCCAGTACCGGAAGGTGGCCTCGGAGATCGTCCAGTTGCTGCGTGAAGCGAGGACCCGGGCGATCAGTCGAAACCTGGAACAGCGCGTTGAATTTGAGCTGGCAAACCGCCGCTACCGCCTTACCGAGGGAAACCGCTCCTCCCGCAGTACCAGTTTTGCGACCGTCGTCGTCGATTGGATTGCCTTGCCGGAAGATGTTGCACTCATGAAAAACCTGGCGTGTAACAGCGAAGCGGACAGCAATCTCGAATTCAATCCCAACGGGACATCCCAGACCGGTTATGTCTGTGTCGTCGAGGCGGCGGCGCCCGCGAATTGCCACTTCAGGGTCGGAGTCTCCTCCTCGATTTGCGGCCGGCCGACGGTGCGCTGA
- the typA gene encoding translational GTPase TypA, producing MPQNIRNIAIIAHVDHGKTTLVDAMLKQSGVFRENQVITERVMDSNDLEKERGITILSKNLSIHHGGLKINIVDTPGHADFGGEVERVLKMVDSVLLLVDAFDGPMPQTRFVLKKSLDLGIKPIVVINKIDRPGARPAYALDQVFDLFCELNANEEQLDFPVVYASAKQGIAKRELDQESTNLEPLFTMIAERVAPPVADPDASLQLLVASIAYNDYLGRLATGRITNGRVRAGETVALINRDGSIKRGRVSKLLGYEGLKQVEMTEAVAGDIVTIAGFDEVGIGETIAAADNPVALPYVAIDEPTLSMNFMVNTSPFAGREGKYVTSRNIRERLMRELRTNISLRVEDTANTDTFKVSGRGELHLSILIENMRREGYELAVSKPEVIYREVDGVRCEPMEYLVIDVPEEYQGTVIEKLGQRKAEMVSMHPMDGINRLEFVIPARGLIGFRTEFLTDTRGTGVMTHTFHEYAPYRGPIPQRKNGVLIAMDSGETVAYALWNLQDRGTLFVAPGTEVYEGMIIGQHAKENDLVVNSCREKKLTNVRASGSDEAVRLIPPRLLTLEQALEYISEDELVEATPKSIRLRKKYLDANERKRSEKQFK from the coding sequence ATGCCGCAGAATATCCGTAACATCGCCATCATCGCCCACGTCGACCACGGCAAGACCACCCTGGTCGACGCCATGCTCAAACAGTCCGGGGTCTTTCGCGAAAACCAGGTCATCACCGAGCGGGTGATGGACAGCAACGATCTGGAGAAAGAACGGGGCATTACCATCCTTTCCAAAAATCTCTCGATTCACCACGGCGGGCTCAAGATCAATATCGTCGATACCCCCGGGCACGCCGACTTCGGCGGCGAAGTTGAACGGGTGCTGAAGATGGTCGACTCGGTGCTGCTGCTCGTCGATGCCTTCGACGGGCCGATGCCGCAGACCCGCTTCGTTCTCAAAAAATCCCTCGATCTCGGCATCAAGCCGATCGTCGTCATCAACAAGATCGATCGCCCCGGTGCCCGGCCTGCTTACGCCCTTGACCAGGTCTTCGACCTCTTCTGCGAACTCAACGCCAACGAGGAACAGCTCGACTTCCCGGTCGTCTATGCCAGCGCCAAGCAGGGGATTGCCAAGCGCGAACTCGACCAGGAATCGACCAATCTCGAGCCCCTTTTCACGATGATTGCCGAACGGGTGGCGCCGCCGGTGGCCGACCCGGATGCTTCCCTGCAGCTCCTCGTCGCCAGCATCGCCTACAACGACTACCTCGGCCGTCTCGCCACCGGACGGATTACCAACGGCAGGGTCCGCGCCGGCGAGACCGTCGCCCTGATCAACCGCGACGGTTCCATCAAGCGCGGCCGCGTTTCCAAGCTCCTCGGCTACGAGGGGCTTAAGCAGGTCGAAATGACCGAGGCGGTGGCCGGCGATATCGTCACTATTGCCGGCTTCGATGAAGTCGGCATCGGCGAAACCATCGCCGCCGCCGACAACCCGGTGGCGCTCCCCTACGTCGCCATCGACGAGCCAACCCTGTCGATGAACTTCATGGTCAACACCTCTCCCTTTGCCGGTCGGGAAGGAAAATACGTCACCAGCCGCAACATCCGCGAACGGCTGATGCGCGAGTTGCGCACCAACATCTCGTTGCGGGTCGAGGACACCGCCAATACCGACACCTTCAAGGTTTCCGGGCGCGGCGAGTTGCACCTGTCGATCCTGATCGAGAATATGCGCCGCGAAGGGTATGAACTGGCCGTCTCCAAACCCGAGGTGATCTACCGCGAAGTTGACGGCGTGCGCTGCGAGCCGATGGAGTACCTCGTCATCGACGTCCCCGAGGAGTACCAGGGGACGGTCATCGAAAAGCTCGGCCAGCGCAAGGCAGAGATGGTTTCCATGCATCCAATGGACGGCATCAACCGCCTCGAATTCGTCATTCCGGCCCGCGGCCTGATCGGCTTTCGCACCGAGTTCCTCACCGACACCCGCGGCACCGGGGTGATGACCCACACCTTCCACGAGTATGCACCCTACCGCGGCCCGATCCCGCAACGCAAAAACGGAGTATTGATCGCCATGGACTCGGGGGAGACCGTCGCCTACGCTCTCTGGAACCTGCAGGATCGCGGCACCCTCTTCGTCGCCCCCGGCACCGAGGTCTACGAGGGGATGATCATTGGCCAGCATGCCAAGGAGAACGACCTGGTCGTCAACTCCTGCCGCGAAAAGAAACTGACCAACGTTCGCGCCTCCGGTTCGGATGAGGCGGTCCGCCTGATACCGCCGCGGCTGCTCACCCTGGAGCAGGCCCTCGAATATATCTCCGAGGACGAGCTGGTGGAGGCGACGCCAAAATCGATCCGCCTGCGGAAGAAGTACCTCGACGCCAATGAGCGCAAGCGCAGCGAAAAACAGTTCAAATAA
- the amrA gene encoding AmmeMemoRadiSam system protein A, whose protein sequence is MKTALNDKEQATLLAIARKSIESWVRNGTVYIEPREEKVLNKRSGCFVTIKQNGELRGCIGNFQSELPLFREVAEIAAASASKDPRFYPIREEDLGNFSLEISVLSPLQKIEDVGEIEVGKHGIYLEKGFYRGVLLPQVATEHGWDRETFLKQTCVKAGLPTDAWKSEDTEIYIFSADVFGEA, encoded by the coding sequence GTGAAAACTGCGCTTAACGACAAGGAACAGGCGACCCTGCTGGCCATTGCGCGCAAATCGATCGAGTCCTGGGTTCGCAATGGAACGGTTTACATCGAACCCCGGGAAGAGAAAGTCCTGAACAAGCGAAGTGGCTGTTTTGTCACCATCAAGCAGAACGGCGAACTCCGGGGTTGCATCGGGAATTTCCAGTCCGAACTCCCCCTGTTTCGGGAAGTGGCCGAGATTGCCGCAGCGTCGGCGAGCAAGGATCCGCGCTTCTACCCGATCCGGGAGGAGGACCTCGGCAATTTCAGTCTCGAGATCTCCGTCCTATCGCCGCTGCAGAAAATTGAAGACGTCGGAGAAATCGAGGTCGGCAAGCACGGGATATACCTCGAAAAAGGCTTTTACCGGGGTGTTCTGCTCCCCCAGGTCGCTACCGAGCACGGCTGGGACCGGGAGACCTTTCTCAAGCAGACCTGTGTCAAGGCCGGGCTACCGACCGATGCCTGGAAGTCGGAGGACACTGAAATCTACATATTCAGCGCCGATGTCTTTGGTGAAGCCTGA
- a CDS encoding NUDIX domain-containing protein, whose protein sequence is MQQAIPCPKCGATVQTYRNPIPTVDIIIHQKGGIVLIERRNEPVGWALPGGFVDYGESLEAAALREAREETGLELSELRQFRAYSDPARDPRQHNISIVFTATGTGQLAAGDDAAGARIFPLDALPAPLCFDHAQILNDYQRSLGADRIAGIPGESC, encoded by the coding sequence ATGCAGCAGGCGATTCCCTGCCCCAAGTGTGGCGCCACCGTCCAGACCTACCGCAACCCGATCCCGACCGTGGATATCATTATCCACCAGAAGGGCGGGATCGTCCTTATCGAACGCCGCAATGAGCCTGTGGGCTGGGCCCTGCCCGGCGGGTTTGTCGACTATGGCGAGAGCCTTGAGGCGGCGGCCCTGCGGGAGGCCCGGGAGGAGACCGGACTGGAGCTTTCGGAACTACGCCAGTTTCGGGCCTACTCCGACCCGGCGCGTGATCCGCGCCAGCACAACATCTCCATCGTCTTCACCGCCACCGGAACGGGACAGCTGGCTGCAGGCGATGACGCAGCCGGCGCCCGAATCTTCCCCCTCGATGCCCTCCCTGCCCCACTCTGTTTCGACCACGCCCAGATACTCAACGACTACCAACGGTCCCTGGGAGCAGATCGCATCGCCGGAATTCCCGGGGAGAGTTGCTGA
- a CDS encoding TolC family protein, translating to MNFKHHLLLLILLLLPTPGLALTIGTAPVPGSSLPKGAQLEQFADYLSRQLGEKTTIREFADQATLDAWMNRFGEVDLGFVEPALVKSRPWAYPVVVEALPAGQAGSWPLVARQDLDPARAERLRQILTGMTVEKSGRELLAKLGIAAFVTHGRAPAAPAAVAAVEPAAPETLPAAPQGALEGGEDVTSSDPIAAILNAESSDQEMAAAAAADVAPGDAEPFPAVAPSAQQVTLRQAERLALEQNLSLKAQGYDLLAGVAAERKGYGIYDPLFSLTLARGKNQQRLNQLSTVSQSNTDYRIYDAGVSQQIVTGGKLGLDFTNQRTSYDFAPGVLYNPNYASELKLSLTQPLLKNFGRTVTEQAILFAVKDRQRSLEDLRNQAFTVLAGVRDAYYEVLRSRDELTYRQTSLELAQRVLKENRARVNAGVMAPIDILEAEVGVKQRERDLLDAQRQQQDALDNLALLLNSQEPVRAGDELLEVPELATDLETGFQAALAGRPDIQKRLRDMERLQIEQEVAGNQRLPGLDLSAAYSHKGLGQSYSDDWEDVSSDRFPNWQVGVTLSYPLGNRAADNEVLRNRVRLKSLQARLAQLHEEVRNEIRTAIRSLDVNRKKIEVSARGRELAEEKLRTLLKRKEVGLATTRDVLQGEDDLALARTSEITARADYNKAVTQYLRVTGELLEHEGVYFTGNLDPKSDARLMQMQN from the coding sequence ATGAACTTTAAACATCACTTGCTGTTGCTGATTCTCCTGCTCCTTCCCACTCCCGGACTTGCTTTGACCATCGGTACGGCGCCGGTACCGGGGAGCAGCCTGCCGAAGGGGGCGCAACTTGAACAGTTTGCTGACTACCTCTCCCGGCAACTCGGAGAAAAGACCACTATCCGTGAATTTGCCGACCAGGCAACCCTCGACGCCTGGATGAATCGCTTCGGCGAGGTCGATCTCGGTTTTGTCGAACCGGCCCTGGTCAAGTCCCGTCCCTGGGCCTACCCGGTCGTGGTCGAGGCGTTGCCGGCGGGACAGGCCGGCAGCTGGCCACTGGTTGCGCGCCAGGACCTGGACCCGGCACGGGCTGAACGCCTGCGGCAGATCCTGACCGGGATGACCGTTGAGAAGTCGGGGCGTGAGCTACTGGCCAAACTGGGGATCGCTGCGTTTGTCACCCACGGACGGGCTCCCGCCGCACCTGCGGCTGTTGCTGCTGTCGAGCCGGCTGCACCGGAAACCCTTCCGGCCGCGCCGCAGGGTGCCCTCGAGGGCGGCGAAGATGTAACCAGCAGCGATCCCATCGCCGCAATTCTGAATGCGGAAAGCAGCGACCAGGAGATGGCTGCAGCTGCCGCGGCAGATGTAGCGCCGGGGGACGCTGAACCCTTCCCCGCTGTCGCTCCATCCGCGCAACAGGTGACCCTGCGCCAGGCCGAACGTCTCGCCCTGGAACAGAACCTCAGCCTCAAGGCTCAGGGCTATGATCTGCTGGCTGGGGTTGCCGCCGAACGCAAAGGGTATGGCATCTACGATCCGCTCTTCAGCCTGACCCTGGCCCGAGGGAAAAACCAGCAACGGTTGAACCAGTTGAGCACCGTTTCCCAGAGCAATACCGACTACCGCATCTACGACGCCGGGGTAAGCCAGCAGATTGTAACCGGCGGCAAGCTCGGTCTCGATTTCACCAACCAGCGCACCAGCTACGATTTTGCCCCCGGGGTCCTCTATAACCCCAATTACGCCAGCGAACTCAAACTCAGCCTGACCCAGCCACTGCTCAAAAACTTCGGCCGGACCGTCACCGAGCAGGCCATCCTCTTCGCCGTCAAGGACCGCCAGCGCTCCCTGGAAGACCTTCGCAACCAGGCCTTCACCGTTCTTGCCGGGGTACGCGATGCCTACTACGAGGTTCTGCGCAGTCGCGATGAACTCACCTACCGGCAGACCTCCCTGGAACTGGCGCAGCGGGTTTTGAAGGAGAATCGCGCCCGGGTCAACGCCGGAGTGATGGCGCCGATCGATATCCTCGAGGCTGAGGTTGGCGTCAAGCAGCGGGAGCGCGATCTCCTCGATGCACAACGGCAACAGCAGGACGCCCTCGATAACCTGGCGCTGCTGCTCAACAGCCAGGAGCCGGTCCGGGCCGGGGACGAACTGCTCGAAGTTCCCGAGCTTGCGACCGATCTCGAAACGGGCTTTCAAGCGGCCCTGGCGGGCCGGCCCGATATCCAGAAGCGGTTGCGGGATATGGAACGATTGCAGATCGAGCAGGAGGTCGCTGGCAACCAGCGGCTGCCGGGGCTCGATCTTTCGGCGGCCTATTCTCACAAGGGGCTGGGCCAGAGTTACAGTGACGATTGGGAGGATGTCAGCTCCGACCGCTTCCCCAACTGGCAGGTCGGCGTGACCCTCTCCTATCCGCTCGGTAATCGCGCGGCAGATAACGAGGTATTGCGTAACCGGGTGCGGCTCAAGAGTCTCCAGGCGCGCCTGGCCCAGCTGCACGAGGAGGTGCGGAACGAAATCCGGACCGCGATCCGTTCGCTTGACGTCAATCGCAAGAAGATAGAAGTCAGTGCCCGGGGCCGGGAGCTGGCCGAGGAGAAGCTGCGCACCCTGCTCAAGCGCAAGGAGGTCGGACTCGCCACCACCCGGGACGTTCTCCAGGGGGAAGATGATTTGGCGCTGGCCCGTACCTCCGAGATTACTGCGCGGGCCGACTACAACAAGGCGGTCACCCAATATCTGCGCGTGACCGGGGAGCTGCTGGAACATGAAGGGGTCTATTTTACCGGCAACCTCGATCCTAAGAGCGATGCCCGGTTGATGCAGATGCAGAACTGA
- the miaB gene encoding tRNA (N6-isopentenyl adenosine(37)-C2)-methylthiotransferase MiaB: MQKRFYLETFGCQMNVVDSERIVDLLRDAGYSQVDDPPAADLILLNTCSIRDKAERKVYGHLGRFKPLKQQNPTLILGVGGCVAQQEGERLLEKLPFLDIVFGTHNVHKLPEMVQRVEAQRVRYQETEFLDRETRLQLFPQRRGGAAICRFVTVMQGCDNFCSYCIVPHVRGREVSRPSGEILAEIRDLAAGGVREVTLIGQNVNSYGNREAGELSFSELLEAVHGIDGVERIRFTTSHPKDLSDELIAAFGTLPKLCKHFHLPVQSGSDPILQAMNRGYDRGDYLDKVARLKASCPEIRLTSDIIVGFPGESDADFAATLDLVEQVRFADLYAFLYSSRPGTAAAGLSDDLPAARRQERFERLLALQAGISKATWQQDVGRILPVLVEGESRQGDGQLFGRTSWNRIVNFPGPAELIGRTLEVRVTRSYKNSQLGELAVAPA, translated from the coding sequence ATGCAAAAACGCTTTTATCTCGAAACCTTCGGTTGCCAGATGAACGTCGTGGACTCGGAGCGGATCGTTGATCTGCTCCGGGACGCCGGCTATTCCCAGGTGGACGATCCCCCCGCGGCCGACCTCATCCTGCTCAACACCTGTTCGATTCGCGACAAGGCCGAACGCAAGGTCTACGGCCACCTCGGTCGCTTCAAGCCCCTCAAGCAGCAGAACCCGACCCTGATCCTCGGCGTCGGCGGCTGCGTCGCCCAGCAGGAAGGGGAACGGCTCCTTGAGAAGCTCCCCTTTCTCGACATCGTCTTCGGGACGCACAACGTGCACAAACTGCCGGAGATGGTGCAACGGGTGGAAGCGCAGCGGGTGCGCTACCAGGAGACCGAATTCCTCGACCGCGAAACCCGGCTGCAGCTCTTTCCGCAGCGGCGCGGCGGCGCGGCGATCTGCCGCTTTGTGACGGTGATGCAGGGGTGTGACAACTTCTGTTCCTACTGCATCGTCCCCCACGTCCGCGGGCGCGAGGTCAGCCGCCCCAGCGGCGAGATTCTCGCCGAGATCCGCGATCTCGCCGCCGGCGGCGTCCGCGAGGTGACCCTGATCGGGCAGAACGTCAACTCCTACGGCAATCGGGAAGCGGGCGAACTCTCCTTTAGCGAGCTTCTCGAAGCGGTGCATGGCATCGACGGTGTCGAGCGAATCCGCTTTACCACCTCTCATCCAAAAGACCTCTCCGATGAGCTGATTGCCGCCTTTGGCACCCTCCCCAAGCTCTGCAAGCATTTTCACCTGCCGGTACAGAGCGGCTCCGATCCGATCCTGCAGGCGATGAACCGGGGCTACGATCGCGGCGACTACCTCGACAAGGTCGCCCGGCTCAAGGCAAGCTGCCCGGAGATCCGCCTCACCTCCGATATCATCGTCGGTTTCCCCGGGGAGAGTGACGCCGACTTTGCCGCGACCCTCGACCTGGTGGAACAGGTGCGCTTTGCCGACCTCTATGCCTTTCTCTACTCGTCCCGCCCCGGAACCGCCGCCGCCGGGCTGAGCGACGATCTCCCGGCCGCGCGGCGGCAGGAACGCTTCGAGCGCCTGCTTGCCCTGCAGGCCGGTATCAGCAAGGCGACCTGGCAGCAGGACGTCGGCCGCATCCTGCCGGTCCTGGTGGAGGGAGAGAGTCGTCAGGGGGACGGCCAGCTCTTTGGCCGCACCAGCTGGAACCGCATCGTCAACTTCCCGGGGCCGGCCGAGCTAATCGGGCGCACCCTAGAGGTGCGGGTGACCCGCTCCTATAAAAACTCCCAGCTCGGCGAGCTGGCCGTAGCCCCGGCGTGA
- a CDS encoding PH domain-containing protein yields the protein MNWEQLLSPDEVLVWEGRPAPRCYTFRNWRHALFGVLLLFLSLYWLTIAVQLAAVYHWPWLPLLPIPFLLTGLALSLGQLLLARLEWEQVFYAVTDRRILVRRGLRGRRLEELPLAELGWLQLRPQGKELGTLRIRDRADEKRLTLCCVEYPRTVADLLEAALVRTAGECLLRSGG from the coding sequence GTGAACTGGGAGCAGCTGCTTAGTCCGGACGAGGTGCTGGTATGGGAAGGACGGCCGGCACCGCGGTGTTACACCTTTCGCAACTGGCGCCACGCCCTCTTCGGCGTGTTGCTCCTTTTTCTCAGCCTCTACTGGCTGACGATCGCGGTCCAGCTCGCCGCCGTTTACCATTGGCCCTGGCTGCCGCTCCTCCCCATCCCGTTTCTGCTCACCGGCCTCGCGCTCTCCCTGGGGCAACTGCTGCTGGCCCGCCTCGAATGGGAGCAGGTTTTTTATGCAGTAACCGACCGTCGCATCCTGGTGCGACGCGGGCTGCGCGGCCGGCGCCTCGAAGAGCTCCCGCTGGCGGAGCTCGGCTGGCTCCAGCTGCGCCCCCAGGGGAAGGAGCTCGGCACCCTGCGAATCCGCGACCGGGCGGATGAAAAACGCCTCACGCTCTGCTGCGTCGAGTATCCCCGTACGGTCGCCGACCTGCTCGAAGCGGCGCTGGTCCGCACTGCCGGCGAGTGCCTGCTGCGCAGCGGCGGCTGA
- a CDS encoding menaquinone biosynthetic enzyme MqnA/MqnD family protein has protein sequence MTLRVGHITYANCAPFFHHLAASGFDGEIVPGVPAQLNALLAAGAIDVSPSSSFEYARNWQDYLLLPGQSISSFGPVRSVLLFSSRRLEDLDHSTIYLTGESATSINLLKVLLLEFLHHRHCRFRVPEGEVETLAAGGETALLIGDRALRLGRSPHSWRYCYDLGELWYRFTALPFVFALWILRREAAEAHPDQVRTLLKQLGAAREKAFAALDQLAAASPERSWYPEPELVSYWQTMNYDLTSDHLAGLKHFWALCQRHDLLGGIPEFQFFS, from the coding sequence ATGACCTTGCGGGTCGGTCACATTACTTATGCCAACTGTGCCCCCTTTTTCCACCATCTCGCCGCCAGCGGTTTTGACGGTGAGATCGTCCCCGGGGTGCCGGCGCAACTCAACGCGTTGCTGGCCGCGGGCGCCATCGACGTCAGCCCCTCCTCCTCCTTTGAATATGCCCGCAACTGGCAAGATTACCTGCTGCTGCCCGGGCAGTCGATCAGTTCCTTCGGCCCGGTGCGCAGTGTCCTCCTCTTCTCCTCGCGACGGCTCGAAGATCTTGATCACTCGACCATCTACCTGACCGGAGAGTCGGCAACTTCCATCAACCTGCTCAAGGTCTTGTTGCTGGAGTTTTTGCACCACCGCCACTGCCGGTTCCGGGTCCCGGAAGGGGAGGTCGAGACGCTGGCCGCCGGGGGGGAAACCGCCCTGCTCATCGGCGACCGGGCCCTGCGCCTGGGACGCTCCCCGCACTCCTGGCGCTACTGCTACGATCTCGGCGAGCTCTGGTACCGATTCACCGCTCTCCCCTTCGTCTTTGCCCTCTGGATTCTGCGCCGCGAGGCTGCCGAAGCCCATCCGGACCAGGTGCGGACACTTTTAAAACAGCTCGGAGCTGCACGCGAGAAGGCCTTTGCCGCCCTCGATCAACTCGCCGCGGCGAGCCCCGAACGCAGCTGGTATCCGGAACCGGAACTGGTCTCCTACTGGCAGACCATGAACTACGATCTGACCTCCGACCATCTCGCCGGGCTGAAGCACTTCTGGGCTCTCTGCCAGCGCCACGACCTGCTCGGGGGGATCCCCGAATTCCAGTTTTTCTCCTGA
- a CDS encoding IS110 family transposase gives MKLYSGFDLHSNNNYLGIIDQNGKRIFKKKLDNDPKQILQTLQPFRPDLMGAVVESTYNWYWLVDLLMDEGYRVHLANPAAIQTYKGLKHVDDVHDSFWLAEMLRLNILPEGYIYPKEMRPVRDLLRKRGHLIRLRTSLIISLQNIVTRNCGVRLKANEIKRFRGDRIGPLLAENEDLALAGAVSKESIDFLTRQIRQIEAVVEGKIDLDGPYRYLLSLPGVGKILGLTIRLETGCIERFAKVGNYASYCRKVSSRWTSNGKAKGRGNEKNGNKYLAWAFSEAAELARRFDPKARAFYQRKLAKCPVMVAHGALAHKLTRAAFFVMRDQVPFMPEKLFP, from the coding sequence ATGAAACTCTACTCTGGTTTCGACCTGCACTCAAATAACAACTATCTTGGAATCATTGACCAGAACGGAAAGAGGATTTTCAAAAAGAAGCTGGACAACGACCCGAAGCAGATTTTACAAACCCTCCAGCCGTTTCGGCCCGACTTGATGGGCGCCGTTGTTGAATCGACCTACAACTGGTACTGGCTGGTGGATCTGTTGATGGACGAAGGATATCGAGTTCATTTGGCCAATCCTGCGGCCATTCAAACCTACAAGGGGTTGAAGCATGTCGACGATGTCCACGATTCTTTTTGGTTGGCCGAGATGCTGCGCTTGAACATTCTGCCGGAAGGCTACATCTATCCGAAGGAAATGCGTCCGGTACGCGACCTGTTGCGAAAACGCGGACATCTGATACGCCTTCGGACTTCGCTGATCATCAGCTTGCAGAACATCGTCACCCGCAATTGCGGCGTTCGACTCAAGGCGAACGAGATCAAACGATTCCGAGGTGACCGTATCGGTCCCCTGCTCGCCGAAAACGAGGATTTGGCCCTGGCCGGAGCGGTCAGCAAGGAGAGTATCGACTTTCTTACCCGGCAGATTCGGCAGATCGAGGCGGTTGTCGAAGGTAAAATCGATCTCGACGGCCCCTATCGCTATCTTCTGTCCCTTCCCGGCGTCGGCAAGATTCTGGGCTTGACCATCCGGCTGGAAACCGGGTGCATCGAACGCTTTGCCAAGGTCGGAAATTACGCCTCGTATTGCCGCAAGGTCTCCAGTCGCTGGACCAGCAACGGCAAGGCCAAAGGACGGGGCAACGAAAAGAACGGCAATAAATACCTGGCCTGGGCCTTTTCCGAAGCGGCCGAACTCGCCCGTCGTTTTGATCCGAAAGCGCGGGCGTTCTATCAACGCAAGCTCGCAAAGTGTCCGGTCATGGTGGCCCACGGCGCCCTGGCCCACAAGCTGACCCGGGCGGCGTTCTTCGTTATGCGCGACCAAGTGCCGTTTATGCCGGAAAAACTGTTTCCCTGA